A single genomic interval of Pan paniscus chromosome 18, NHGRI_mPanPan1-v2.0_pri, whole genome shotgun sequence harbors:
- the CA7 gene encoding carbonic anhydrase 7 isoform X2 — MSLSITNNGHSVQVDFNDSDDRTVVTGGPLEGPYRLKQFHFHWGKKHDVGSEHTVDGKSFPSELHLVHWNAKKYSTFGEAASAPDGLAVVGVFLETGDEHPSMNRLTDALYMVRFKGTKAQFSCFNPKCLLPASRHYWTYPGSLTTPPLSESVTWIVLREPICISERQMGKFRSLLFTSEDDERIHMVNNFRPPQPLKGRVVKASFRA; from the exons ATGTCCCTCAGCATCACCAACAATGGCCACTCTGTCCAGGTAGACTTCAATGACAGCGATGACCGAACCG TGGTGACTGGGGGCCCCCTGGAAGGGCCCTACCGCCTCAAGCAGTTTCACTTCCACTGGGGCAAGAAGCACGATGTGGGTTCTGAGCACACGGTGGACGGCAAGTCCTTCCCCAGCGAG CTGCATCTGGTTCACTGGAATGCCAAGAAGTACAGCACTTTTGGGGAGGCGGCCTCAGCACCTGATGGCCTGGCTGTGGTTGGTGTTTTCTTGGAG ACAGGAGACGAGCACCCCAGCATGAATCGTCTGACAGATGCGCTCTACATGGTCCGGTTCAAG GGCACCAAAGCCCAGTTCAGCTGCTTCAACCCCAAGTGCCTCCTGCCTGCCAGCCGGCACTACTGGACCTACCCGGGCTCTCTGACGACTCCCCCACTCAGTGAGAGTGTCACCTGGATTGTGCTCCGGGAGCCCATCTGCATCTCTGAAAGGCAG ATGGGGAAGTTCCGGAGCCTGCTTTTTACCTCGGAGGACGATGAGAGGATCCACATGGTGAACAACTTCCGGCCACCACAGCCACTGAAGGGCCGCGTGGTGAAGGCCTCCTTCCGGGCCTGA
- the CA7 gene encoding carbonic anhydrase 7 isoform X1: MTGHHGWGYGQDDGPSHWHKLYPIAQGDRQSPINIISSQAVYSPSLQPLELSYEACMSLSITNNGHSVQVDFNDSDDRTVVTGGPLEGPYRLKQFHFHWGKKHDVGSEHTVDGKSFPSELHLVHWNAKKYSTFGEAASAPDGLAVVGVFLETGDEHPSMNRLTDALYMVRFKGTKAQFSCFNPKCLLPASRHYWTYPGSLTTPPLSESVTWIVLREPICISERQMGKFRSLLFTSEDDERIHMVNNFRPPQPLKGRVVKASFRA, encoded by the exons ATGACCGGCCACCACGGCTGGGGCTACGGCCAGGACGACG GCCCCTCGCATTGGCACAAGCTGTATCCCATTGCCCAGGGAGATCGCCAATCACCCATCAATATCATCTCCAGCCAGGCTGTGTACTCTCCCAGCCTGCAACCACTGGAGCTTTCCTATGAGGCCTGCATGTCCCTCAGCATCACCAACAATGGCCACTCTGTCCAGGTAGACTTCAATGACAGCGATGACCGAACCG TGGTGACTGGGGGCCCCCTGGAAGGGCCCTACCGCCTCAAGCAGTTTCACTTCCACTGGGGCAAGAAGCACGATGTGGGTTCTGAGCACACGGTGGACGGCAAGTCCTTCCCCAGCGAG CTGCATCTGGTTCACTGGAATGCCAAGAAGTACAGCACTTTTGGGGAGGCGGCCTCAGCACCTGATGGCCTGGCTGTGGTTGGTGTTTTCTTGGAG ACAGGAGACGAGCACCCCAGCATGAATCGTCTGACAGATGCGCTCTACATGGTCCGGTTCAAG GGCACCAAAGCCCAGTTCAGCTGCTTCAACCCCAAGTGCCTCCTGCCTGCCAGCCGGCACTACTGGACCTACCCGGGCTCTCTGACGACTCCCCCACTCAGTGAGAGTGTCACCTGGATTGTGCTCCGGGAGCCCATCTGCATCTCTGAAAGGCAG ATGGGGAAGTTCCGGAGCCTGCTTTTTACCTCGGAGGACGATGAGAGGATCCACATGGTGAACAACTTCCGGCCACCACAGCCACTGAAGGGCCGCGTGGTGAAGGCCTCCTTCCGGGCCTGA